The genomic region CCTCGGCCCGAAGGGACGGAACGTCGTCATCGAGAAGAGCTACGGCTCCCCGACCATCACCAAGGACGGCGTCACCGTCGCCAAGGAGATCGAGGTCGAGAGCAAGTTCGAGAACATGGGCGCGCAGATGGTCCGCGAGGTGGCGAGCAAGACCTCCGACAAGGCCGGCGACGGCACCACCACCGCCACCGTGCTCGCCCGCGCCATCTACGAGGAGGGGCTCCGGCTCGTGGCGGCCGGCCACAACCCGATGGACCTGAAGCGCGGTATCGACCAGGCGGTCGAGGCGATCGTGGCGCAGCTCAAGGTCCTCTCCAAGCCCACCCAGGGCCAGCAGGAGATCGCCCAGGTCGGCACCGTCTCGGCCAACGGCGACGCCACCATCGGCAAGATCATCGCCGAGGCCATGGAGAAGGTCGGCAAGGAGGGCGTGATCACGGTCGAGGAGGCGAAGGGGCTCGACACCACGCTGGAGGTGGTCGAGGGCATGCAGTTCGACCGCGGCTACGTCTCGCCGTACATGGTGACGAACCCGGAGCGGATGGAGGCGGTCCTCGACGACGCCTACGTGCTCGTGACCGAGAAGAAGATCACCGCGATGGCCGATCTCATCCCGGTGCTCGAGCAGGTCGCCCGCTCCGGCAAGCCGCTCCTCATCGTCGCCGAGGACCTCGAGGGCGAGGCGCTCGCGACCCTGGTGGTGAACAAGCTGCGCGGGACGCTCAACGTCTGCGCGGTGAAGGCCCCCGGCTTCGGCGACCGGCGCAAGGAGATGGTGAAGGACATCGCCACGCTGACCGGCGCGCAGGTGGTCGCGGAGGAGCTCGGGATCAAGCTCGAGCAGCTCACGCTCA from Anaeromyxobacter paludicola harbors:
- the groL gene encoding chaperonin GroEL (60 kDa chaperone family; promotes refolding of misfolded polypeptides especially under stressful conditions; forms two stacked rings of heptamers to form a barrel-shaped 14mer; ends can be capped by GroES; misfolded proteins enter the barrel where they are refolded when GroES binds), which gives rise to MPAKEIAFHQDAREAVLRGVQTLAEAVAVTLGPKGRNVVIEKSYGSPTITKDGVTVAKEIEVESKFENMGAQMVREVASKTSDKAGDGTTTATVLARAIYEEGLRLVAAGHNPMDLKRGIDQAVEAIVAQLKVLSKPTQGQQEIAQVGTVSANGDATIGKIIAEAMEKVGKEGVITVEEAKGLDTTLEVVEGMQFDRGYVSPYMVTNPERMEAVLDDAYVLVTEKKITAMADLIPVLEQVARSGKPLLIVAEDLEGEALATLVVNKLRGTLNVCAVKAPGFGDRRKEMVKDIATLTGAQVVAEELGIKLEQLTLKELGRAKRITVDKDNTTLVDGAGKKEEIEARVKVIRGQIEETTSDYDREKLQERLAKLVGGVAVINVGAATEVEMKEKKARVEDALHATRAAVEEGIVPGGGVAFLRCLEALQGLKLPEAQQRGVEIVRKAVEFPARRIAQNAGWEGAVVVGKIREGKGAFGFNAAKEEFEDLVKAGVIDPTKVERTALQNAASVASLLLTTEALVADKPPKKKAGAPAGGMGGMGGMGGGMDDMDY